A portion of the Caenorhabditis elegans chromosome III genome contains these proteins:
- the ZK688.4 gene encoding uncharacterized protein (Partially confirmed by transcript evidence), translated as MHTLILFRTVHSVSNFYIFSSTILLTSAVILAIFFFFGDGFFREKYRREFSTNSKEKDGNKNLTTVE; from the exons atgcACACTCTGATCTTATTTAGAACCGTTCACTCTGTCTccaatttctacattttctccAGTACCATTCTGCTTACGTCAGCAGTAATTcttgcaatatttttcttttttggcgATGGATTTTTCCGAGAAAAGTATCGCAGAG aGTTCTCCACAAATTCCAAAGAAAAGGACGGAAACAAGAACTTGACCACTGTTgaataa
- the ZK688.7 gene encoding uncharacterized protein (Confirmed by transcript evidence), translated as MTSSDVIPASTTSSSGWIASVGSAAGWVWDGMKVTGSVFNDYGTSTTRNTVCTTATVAGGFLGGWSGGAIGSAVGTLILPGIGTAVGSFLGGASAALVAGKATIVVTDRVLDTISYDIETVSCEKCGRGFRCKLYKEGRDKLCYRCK; from the exons TATTCCAGCAAGTACCACATCG tcttCTGGATGGATAGCAAGTGTTGGATCAGCAGCTGGATGGGTTTGGGATGGAATGAAAGTGACTGGAAGTGTTTTCAATGATTATGGAACGAGTACAACTAGAAATACAGTATGCACAACTGCAACTGTAGCGGGTGGATTTCTTGGAGGATGGAGTGGTGGAGCTATTG GCAGCGCTGTTGGAACACTAATTCTACCGGGTATTGGAACAGCAGTTGGTTCATTTCTTGGTGGAGCATCAGCTGCATTAGTTGCTGGTAAAGCAACAATTGTGGTGACTGATCGAGTTCTCGATACAATCAGTTATGATATTGAAACGGTCAGCTGTGAGAAGTGTGGACGTGGATTTCGATGCAAGCTTTACAAAGAAGGACGGGATAAATTATGTTATCGatgcaaataa
- the ZK688.10 gene encoding uncharacterized protein (Confirmed by transcript evidence), with amino-acid sequence MSSSMQADFNFNLPYRQQSLTRNPPRNYQHLPRVSSISHGCHVFCQECFSRIFLCSAAYKLYLLVAWCIGLSGLMYLQKPTPDPTQWISDELKAVWVGIFFVYLISQIFGLLAVVSEIEKIFVPYTVILIIIKVTNIIILSQTIVVIGANLFGVHDFGDSVFGIDPVVMCVLSILYLIYNSVCLLAVLHLCAHFDKKRIVAERRRRELIAQNNRIINRLIELNGQEQPVVIDVDSPPKYSSLTTKSGCTETPPPGYSQLDCMDDNWSQDGKK; translated from the exons ATGTCGTCTTCGATGCAAGCGGATTTTAACTTTAAC cttcCCTACCGTCAGCAATCACTTACTAGAAATCCTCCGCGCAATTACCAGCATTTGCCACGTGTGTCATCAATATCTCACGGTTGCCATGTGTTTTGTCAGGAATGTTTTTCGAGAATATTTCTTTGCTCTGCAGCCTATAAGCTCTATCTTTTGGTTGCGTGGTGTATCGGATTGAGTGGACTTATGTATCTTCAGAAACCAACTCCAGATCCAACTCAATGGATTTCCGATGAGT TGAAAGCTGTTTGGGTTGGAATATTCTTCGTTTACCtcatttctcaaatatttggTCTACTGGCAGTTGTTTCAGAGATTGAAAAGATTTTCGTACCGTATACCGTGATTCTC ATCATTATCAAAGTTACAAATATTATCATTCTGAGTCAAACTATTGTGGTAATTGGTGCCAATTTGTTTGGAGTTCATGATTTTGGAGATAGTGTATTTGGAATTGATCCAGTTGTAATGTGCGTTCTGTCAATTTTGTATCTGATCTACAACTCAGTTTGCTTGTTGGCAGTGCTTCATCTTTGTGCtcattttgacaaaaaacgg ATTGTTGCTGAAAGACGTCGTCGAGAACTTATTGCTCAGAACAATAGAATTATTAACCGCCTTATAGAACTCAATGGACAGGAGCAGCCCGTTGTGATTGATGTGGATAGTCCGCCGAAGTATTCG AGCCTGACCACAAAGTCCGGATGCACTGAGACTCCCCCACCTGGATATTCCCAACTAGACTGTATGGATGACAATTGGAGTCAGGATGGAAAAAAGTAG
- the fahd-1 gene encoding Oxaloacetate tautomerase fahd-1, mitochondrial (Confirmed by transcript evidence): MSSLAGFRNLATKIVCVGRNYKDHALELGNAIPKKPMLFVKTVNSFIVEGEPIVAPPGCQNLHQEVELGVVISKKASRISKSDAMDYIGGYTVALDMTARDFQDEAKKAGAPWFLAKSFDGSCPIGGFLPVSDIPNPHDVELFCKINGKDQQRCRTDVMIFDIPTLLEYTTQFFTLEVGDVVLTGTPAGVTKINSGDVIEFGLTDKLNSKFNVQ; encoded by the exons ATGTCTTCACTCGCTGGATTTCGTAACTTGGCAACAAAGATCGTTTGTGTCGGACGCAACTACAAAGATCACGCTTTAGAATTAGGAAATGCCATCCCAAAGAAACCAATGCTTTTTGTAAaa actGTCAACTCATTCATAGTAGAAGGAGAACCAATTGTTGCACCACCCGGTTGCCAGAATCTGCATCAGGAAGTGGAATTAGGAGTTGTCATTAGTAAAAAAGCATCG CGTATTTCAAAATCAGATGCTATGGATTACATTGGAGGTTACACTGTCGCATTGGACATGACCGCCCGTGATTTCCAAGATGAAGCCAAAAAAGCTGGAGCTCCGTGGTTTCTAGCAAAATCGTTCGATGGATCTTGTCCAATCGGAGGATTTCTTCCGGTTTCGGATATTCCCAATCCACACGACGTGGaacttttctgcaaaataaaCGGAAAAGATCAACAGAGATGTCGTACCGATGTGATGATCTTCGATATCCCAACCCTTTTGGAGTACACAACACAATTCTTCACATTAGAAGTTGGAGATGTCGTTTTGACAGGAACACCAGCAGGAGTTACCAAGATTAATAGTGGAGATGTCATCGAATTTGGATTGACTGATAAATtgaattccaaatttaatGTTCAGTAA
- the ZK688.1 gene encoding uncharacterized protein (Confirmed by transcript evidence), with amino-acid sequence MLLCILCILYFFTTVTQQCAPHSPSPWTKTTHVNNHHHHQTVENFYLDNRTIYHKIIEIEKRIERIEEKENNVLPEPSKPNNPVVNPPVSPIQPKTDPEQSENDCLSCPSLIPILDSCENCVSVKISPPFEYYSCKAVELKCGDGAKKLKISDGFQKNIHENNFKLICKNGSWMMMANHAEHKVETITCLTN; translated from the exons atgttactttGTATTCTGTGTATACTGTACTTTTTCACAACTGTTACTCAACAATGTGCACCACATTCACCGAGTCCTTGGACAAAAACAACTCACGTAaataatcatcatcatcatcaaactGTTGAGAACTTTTATCTAG ACAACCGAACAATTTACCACAAGATTATTGAAATCGAGAAGCGAATTGAAAGgattgaagaaaaagagaataatGTTCTACCAGAGCCATCAAAACCTAACAATCCTGTTGTGAATCCACCTGTGAGCCCTATTCAACCGAAAACTGACCCAGAACAATCCGAAAATG ATTGCTTGTCATGTCCTTCGCTAATTCCAATTTTGGATAGTTGTGAAAACTGTGTTAGTGTCAAGATATCACCTCCATTTGAATATTATTCATGCAAAGCAGTTGAACTTAAATGTGGAGATGGTGcaaagaaattgaagatttcggatggattccagaaaaatattcaCGAGAATAATTTCAAGTTGATTTGTAAAAATG gaagttGGATGATGATGGCAAATCACGCGGAGCATAAAGTTGAGACGATCACTTGTCtaacaaattaa
- the best-24 gene encoding Bestrophin homolog 24 (Confirmed by transcript evidence), whose product MTINYNLAVSTSKPWTLFKLLLKWRGSIWKAVILELAVWLVLYGILSVIYRTALNPGQQRTFERIVQYCDSRLSYIPLNFMLGFFVTAVVNRWTYLYQIIGFIDNIGLMAAEYVRGRTEQARMYRRNIVRYCELAQVLVFRDISMRTRRRFPTLDTVVAAGFMMPHEKDRFDEIQYKYSKYWVPFQWAFSLTYEARKKGLIESDYYQVVVQDEIKKFRTGLAWICNYDWVPIPIMYPQLVCLAVHTYFLVCLLARQYVVSEHADNKTEIDLYFPIMSTLQFIFYMGWMKVAEAMLNPFGEDDDDFECNALIDRNITMVLMMVDQGYDRAPDLKRDDFWDEEVEPLYSEETAKIPNNPLKGSVSDVKLPEYVHEIKMVPHCDDASPLVPGDEMRRRRVSVVPVKPSDQQHHHHGHRTRTSLGNIEMFRSFKNKIERSFSKPHLHDDLGRKTFSHGMLENMEFEGSNTNIADGSHANNNSFTNSAFVNSGEDLSNKRIDTSSSQPQLATGKRGSEHPFQHHVLDDVLEDDESDENQLTIRKKSSVLQPAITLVERFNEATGQLETEVKRDEKKKKEEELREEGDNGKEEKDNKEDKKEEQDRPSRPTRPFFIGVVRSESEDHSHPHLRPPTKFE is encoded by the exons atgaCAATAAACTACAACTTAGCAGTATCCACTTCAAAACCGTGGACACTGTTCAAGTTGCTGCTCAAATGGCGTGGAAGTATTTGGAAGGCAGTGATATTGGAATTGGCAGTTTGGTTAGTATTATATGGCATACTAAGTGTCATTTATCGAACTGCACTCAATCCTGGGCAGCAGAG aacattcgAGCGAATAGTACAGTATTGCGATAGTCGATTATCATATATTCCATTGAATTTTATGTTGGGTTTCTTTGTTACTGCAGTTGTCAACAGATGGACATATTTGTATCAAATTATTGGATTTATTGATAA tattgGTTTAATGGCAGCCGAATATGTCCGTGGACGTACTGAGCAAGCTCGAATGTATCGTCGAAATATCGTTCGATACTGTGAATTGGCTCAAGTTCTAGTATTCCGTGACATCAGTATGCGTACTCGACGTCGATTTCCAACTTTGGATACAGTAGTCGCTGCTGGATTTATGATGCCTCACGAGAAAGATCGATTTGATGAGATTCAATACAAATATTCGAAATACTGGGTTCCATTTCAATGGGCATTTAGTTTGACATATGAAGCACGAAAGAAGGGATTAATTGAAAGTGATTATTATCAAGTTGTCGTGCAGgatgaaatcaaaaagttcCGAACGGGTCTTGCCTGGATTTGTAATTATGATTGGGTGCCAATTCCAATTATGTATCCACAATTAGTCTGTCTGGCTGTTCACACATACTTTTTGGTATGTCTTTTGGCAAGACAATATGTGGTTTCAGAACATGCAGATAATAAAACAGAG ATTGATTTATATTTCCCAATCATGTCAACTCTCCAGTTTATTTTCTACATGGGATGGATGAAAGTTGCCGAAGCGATGCTTAACCCATTCggagaagatgatgatgatttcGAATGCAATGCTCTTATTGATCGAAATATTACAATGGTCTTGATGATGGTAGATCAAGGATACGATAGAGCTCCAGATCTTAAGAGAGATGACTTCTGGGATGAAGAAGTTGAACCATTGTATTCTGAAGAAACTGCAAAGATACCAAATAATCCATTGAAGGGTTCAGTGTCAGATGTCAA ACTTCCGGAATACGTCCATGAAATCAAAATGGTTCCACATTGTGATGATGCTTCTCCATTAGTTCCGGGAGATGAGATGAGGAGAAGACGAGTTTCAGTTGTTCCAGTCAA gCCATCGGACCAACAACACCATCATCATGGCCATCGCACCCGTACTTCATTGGGTAACATCGAAATGTTCAGAAGTTTCAAGAACAAAATCGAGAG gtcATTCTCGAAACCCCATTTACACGACGACCTAGGTCGAAAGACGTTCTCACATGGAATGCTTGAAAACATGGAATTTGAGGGATCAAATACAAATATTGCAGATGGATCCCATGCAAATAACAATTCATTCACAAATTCAGCATTTGTGAATTCAGGAGAAGACCTTTCAAATAAGCGAATTGACACATCATCCAGTCAGCCACAACTGGCAACTGGGAAACGTGGAAGTGAACATCCATTCCAACATCACGTACTTGACGACGTCTTAGAAGACGATGAATCAGATGAGAATCAGTTAACGATTCGGAAGAAATCCTCTGTTTTGCAACCAGCAATTACATTGGTTGAAAGATTTAATGAAGCTACTGGTCAGTTAGAAACTGAAGTAAAAAgagatgagaagaagaaaaaagaagaggaatTGAGAGAAGAAGGAGACaatggaaaagaagaaaaagataataaagaggataaaaaagaagaacaaga tcgtcCATCCCGACCAACTCGACCATTCTTCATTGGAGTAGTCCGCTCAGAATCTGAAGATCATAGCCATCCGCACCTTCGACCgccaacaaaatttgaatag
- the pcp-5 gene encoding Prolyl carboxy peptidase like protein 5 (Confirmed by transcript evidence), producing the protein MNIFISLAILIATTHCLTLLRDPVTQNGASKFEKSIGKYKYEEGYLKAPIDPFAFTNDLEFDLRYFLNIDHYETGGPILFYTGNEGSLEAFAENTGFMWDLAPELKAAVVFVEHRFYGKSQPFKNESYTDIRHLGYLSSQQALADFALSVQFFKNEKIKGAQKSAVIAFGGSYGGMLSAWFRIKYPHIVDGAIAASAPVFWFTDSNIPEDVYDFIVTRAFLDAGCNRKAIEKGWIALDELAKSDSGRQYLNVLYKLDPKSKLENKDDIGFLKQYIRESMEAMAMVNYPYPTSFLSSLPAWPVKEACKSASQPGKTQEESAEQLYKIVNLYYNYTGDKSTHCANAAKCDSAYGSLGDPLGWPFQTCTEMVMPLCGSGYPNDFFWKDCPFTSEKYAEFCMQTFSSIHYNKTLLRPLAGGLAFGATSLPSASNIVFSNGYLDPWSGGGYDHSDKVQGSVISVILKQGAHHYDLRGAHPQDTEEVKKVRAMETQAIKKWIKEKARNSWRYD; encoded by the exons atgaacaTTTTCATCTCCTTGGCAATTTTAATTGCCACAACGCATTGTCTCACTTTACTACGAGATCCTGTCACTCAAAATGgtgcttcaaaatttgaaaaaagtattggaaAATACAAATATGAAGAAGGATATCTCAAAGCTCCAATTGATCCTTTCGCATTCACCAATGATCTTGAATTTGATTTACG ATATTTCTTGAATATCGATCATTACGAGACTGGTGGTCCAATACTCTTTTACACTGGTAACGAGGGAAGTCTTGAGGCATTTGCCGAAAACACAGGATTCATGTGGGATCTTGCACCAGAGCTCAAGGCTGCTGTTGTTTTTGTTGAGCACCGATTCTACGGAAAATCTCAACCTTTCAA AAACGAAAGCTACACAGACATTCGTCATCTTGGTTATCTTTCATCCCAACAGGCTCTGGCTGATTTTGCCCTTTCTGtgcaattcttcaaaaatgag AAAATCAAAGGAGCTCAAAAGTCGGCAGTTATTGCATTTGGAGGATCATACGGTGGAATGTTGTCAGCTTGGTTTAGAATCAAGTATCCCCATATAGTTGATGg AGCAATTGCCGCGTCAGCTCCAGTATTTTGGTTCACAGACTCCAATATTCCAGAAGATGTTTATGATTTT ATTGTCACTCGGGCTTTTCTTGATGCTGGATGCAACAGAAAAGCTATTGAAAAAGGATGGATTGCATTGGATGAATTGGCAAAAAGTGACAGTGGAAGACAGTATTTGAATGTTCTGTATAAATTAGATCCTAAGTcaaagttggaaaataaagATGATATAGGATTTTTGAAG CAATACATAAGAGAATCGATGGAAGCAATGGCTATGGTAAACTATCCATATCCAACTTCTTTCCTGAGCTCTCTTCCTGCCTGGCCAGTCAAGGAAGCCTGCAAATCTGCAAGTCAACCAGGAAAAACACAAGAAGAATCTGCAGAACAACTGTACAAAATTGTCAACCTGTACTACAATTACACAGGAGACAAGTCAACGCATTGTGCAAATGCAGCGAAATGTGATAGTGCATATGGATCATTAGGTGATCCATTGGGATGGCCATTTCAAACATGTACGGAAATGGTTATGCCACTGTGTGGAAGTGGATATCCAAATGATTTCTTCTGGAAGGATTGTCCATTTACATCAGAGAAATATGCAGAGTTCTGCATGCAAAC gTTCTCCTCGATCCATTACAACAAAACTCTTCTTCGCCCATTAGCCGGTGGCCTTGCATTTGGAGCAACTTCTCTTCCATCTGCATCCAATATTGTCTTCTCGAATGGTTACCTGGATCCATGGAGTGGTGGTGGCTACGATCATTCCGATAAGGTACAGGGATCAGTGATTAGTGTAATTCTGAAACAAGGAGCTCATCATTATGATTTACGTGGAGCTCATCCACAGGATACCGAAGAAGTTAAAAAGGTTCGAGCCATGGAGACGCAGGCAATCAAGAAATGGATCAAGGAGAAGGCGAGAAATTCTTGGAGATATGATTAA